One Paenibacillus sp. FSL H7-0737 DNA segment encodes these proteins:
- a CDS encoding ABC transporter ATP-binding protein codes for MSVLSAINLTKHYGKGTNLVKALDGINVEVHNGEFIAIVGTSGSGKSTLLHMLGGLDRATEGQVIIDGKNIFGMKDDELTVFRRRKIGFVFQNYNLVPILNVYENIVLPIELDGNKIDKDFVDHIVNTLGLSQKLDNLPGQLSGGQQQRVAIARALAAKPSIILADEPTGNLDSITSQEVIGLLKVTSRQFNQTILMITHNEEIAQLADRTIRIEDGKITGGAL; via the coding sequence ATGTCTGTACTCAGCGCAATTAATCTCACAAAACATTACGGTAAGGGGACTAACCTGGTCAAGGCACTGGATGGTATTAATGTAGAGGTACACAACGGTGAATTTATAGCGATTGTCGGGACTTCAGGAAGTGGCAAATCAACGCTCTTACATATGCTAGGCGGGCTTGATCGGGCGACAGAGGGTCAGGTGATCATAGATGGTAAAAATATTTTTGGGATGAAGGATGATGAGTTGACGGTATTTAGAAGAAGAAAGATCGGATTTGTGTTTCAGAACTATAATCTAGTGCCGATTCTTAATGTATACGAGAATATTGTGTTGCCCATAGAGCTGGATGGAAACAAAATAGACAAGGATTTCGTGGATCATATTGTGAATACGTTAGGTCTTTCGCAAAAATTGGACAACCTCCCTGGTCAGCTTTCAGGCGGTCAGCAGCAAAGGGTAGCCATCGCACGGGCCTTGGCAGCAAAACCTTCCATTATCCTAGCAGATGAACCTACAGGGAACTTGGACAGCATCACTAGCCAGGAGGTCATTGGTTTACTCAAAGTAACAAGCAGACAGTTTAATCAGACGATTCTAATGATTACTCATAATGAAGAGATTGCTCAGCTTGCAGACCGGACTATCCGGATAGAGGACGGTAAAATTACTGGAGGGGCATTGTGA